Proteins from a genomic interval of Arachis hypogaea cultivar Tifrunner chromosome 10, arahy.Tifrunner.gnm2.J5K5, whole genome shotgun sequence:
- the LOC112715614 gene encoding auxin response factor 17 produces MRPSQPRRLPPKAASLDPKIWRACAGASVHIPAVHSRVYYFPQGHLEQAFPPSLHNNHHNHHLNPLIRTLPFVLCRVSSVQFLADPLSDEVFAKLLLSPIAADDRSSSTSEDRPAEEPDSIGGNRVSSFAKILTPSDANNGGGFSVPRFCADSIFPALDFNADPPVQVLSVTDVHGATWDFRHIYRGTPRRHLLTTGWSKFVNHKKLVAGDSVVFLKNSQGSLFVGIRRTLRFSAVLKEDRDPWLEEEEEEDNSSDPPVFTRDGRGKVTLKAVAEAAELAARTMPFEVVYYPRAGWSDFVVKAEAVEAAMKAGWCPGMRVKMAVETEDASRMTWFQGTVSSASVPDNGPWRGSPWRMLQVTWDEPEVLQNAKRISPWQVELISTTPTLHTVFPPTKKFRAGALSDLEGDPYFPIAGFTNSTMEHLSQTLLGYNTFPAGMQGARHDLFSPSSFSNFLNDNSHLHMGSSFFGKTTEPMLSTVSTELNIGNCQSGDLSPDSPSSLRSFGPEFTGTNNSNVPKIGSGSFLLFGKIIKPVEVELHDAGCIADDGCKSSTETECIDKPVGHSLTYSTLLRLDVESQQPSQVEACYL; encoded by the exons ATGCGTCCGTCGCAGCCCCGCCGCCTTCCACCCAAGGCCGCCTCTCTCGACCCCAAAATCTGGCGTGCATGCGCCGGAGCATCCGTTCACATCCCCGCCGTGCATTCTAGGGTTTACTACTTTCCGCAGGGCCATCTTGAACAAGCCTTCCCCCCTTCCCTTCACAACAACCACCACAACCATCACCTGAACCCTCTCATTCGCACACTCCCGTTCGTCCTTTGCCGCGTCTCTTCCGTTCAATTCCTCGCCGATCCCCTCTCCGACGAGGTATTCGCTAAGCTCCTGCTAAGTCCCATAGCCGCCGACGATCGTTCCTCCTCAACCAGCGAGGATCGACCTGCGGAAGAACCGGATTCCATTGGCGGGAACAGGGTCTCCTCGTTTGCAAAGATTCTGACCCCGTCCGACGCAAATAACGGTGGCGGCTTCTCCGTGCCGAGATTCTGCGCGGACTCCATTTTCCCCGCTCTCGACTTCAACGCCGACCCGCCGGTACAGGTTCTCTCCGTCACCGACGTTCACGGCGCCACCTGGGACTTTCGTCACATTTACCGTGGAACCCCCCGGCGGCACCTCCTGACAACCGGTTGGAGCAAGTTCGTGAACCACAAGAAGCTCGTCGCCGGTGACTCCGTCGTGTTTTTGAAAAACTCCCAGGGCTCCTTGTTCGTCGGCATTAGGCGTACCTTGCGATTCTCTGCCGTGCTGAAGGAGGATCGAGACCCGTGgctggaggaagaggaggaagaggataaCAGCAGTGATCCTCCGGTGTTTACGAGGGACGGGAGGGGGAAGGTGACGTTGAAGGCGGTTGCAGAGGCTGCGGAATTGGCGGCGAGGACCATGCCGTTCGAGGTAGTATATTATCCAAGGGCTGGGTGGTCGGATTTCGTGGTGAAGGCTGAGGCTGTTGAGGCAGCAATGAAGGCGGGTTGGTGTCCTGGAATGAGAGTGAAAATGGCTGTGGAGACTGAGGATGCTTCTAGAATGACCTGGTTTCAGGGGACGGTGTCTTCAGCCTCGGTTCCTGATAATGGGCCTTGGAGGGGTTCTCCTTGGCGTATGCTTCAG GTTACATGGGACGAACCTGAGGTCCTGCAGAATGCAAAGCGAATCAGTCCGTGGCAGGTGGAACTTATTTCCACCACACCTACACTGCATACAGTGTTTCCCCCCACAAAAAAGTTTAGAGCTGGGGCATTAAGTGATTTAGAAGGAGACCCTTACTTCCCTATAGCAGGGTTCACTAACTCAACAATGGAACACCTGAGTCAAACATTGTTGGGTTATAATACTTTTCCTGCTGGCATGCAGGGAGCCAGGCATGATCTATTTTCTCCATCAAGTTTTTCCAACTTTTTAAATGATAACTCTCATCTGCATATGGGTAGCAGTTTCTTTGGGAAGACTACAGAGCCTATGTTAAGTACTGTGTCAACAGAGTTAAACATTGGCAACTGCCAATCTGGCGATCTGTCACCAGATAGCCCAAGTAGTTTGCGTTCATTTGGCCCAGAGTTTACTGGGACCAACAATAGCAACGTCCCGAAAATTGGTTCTGGTTCATTTCTGCTGTTTGGTAAGATCATAAAACCTGTTGAGGTTGAGTTGCATGATGCTGGTTGCATTGCAGATGATGGCTGTAAGAGCAGCACTGAAACTGAATGCATTGACAAGCCAGTGGGTCATTCTTTGACTTACTCAACATTGCTCAGGCTTGATGTAGAAAGCCAACAACCCTCACAAGTTGAGGCATGTTATCTGTGA